DNA sequence from the Brachybacterium avium genome:
CGGCTCGAGGCCTCGGTGACCTGCGAAGCGAAGCTGGGCGTGCGGATCGCGTACAGCGCCGAGTACAAGCCCGAGGGGGTGATCGCCGTGGGCCTCGACGCGGTCCAGTTCATGAACACCGTCCGGATCCTCGAGGACGACACGGCGCAGACGCTGGAGGGTGTGCTGACCACCGCCGGATCCCTGTACGAGAGCGACTGGACCATGAGCACCTCGCTCCTGGGCACCGCGGAGGTGGCGGTCGCGCTCAGCGGGAGCGCGAAGGGCGAGCTCGCGACTGTCGACGAAGAGCTCGAGAGGCACGTCCCGCTGGCGCGGGCCACGTTCTTCCTCGGACCGGTCCCGGTCACGCTGGATGGGGACGTGACGCTCACCCCGAGCATCGCACTGGATGTGGAAGGCGAATTCGAGCTCTCCACCGAGTTCTCCGGCTCCTTGGAGGCAGGTCTGACGCTCGTGCGGAGCACCGGCATCACCCCGCTCTCCTCACTGAGCACCGAGCTGTCGACAGGAGCCTCCGGGGTGGCGAGCGCGACAGCTACCGCAGCCCTGGCCGTGGAACCGACGCTGACCCTGTACAAGACGATCTCCCTCTCGCTCACTGCTCGCCCTACGGCGGAGGCGATGGCCAAGGGGGAATTCTCCGCTGCAGACGGGACCCCCTTCGTCCTCACCGAGGAGGAAGCCGTAGCCGAGCGGGCCAGCGCCGACTCCCTCTCGCTGACCACTCGCGGACGGCGCTTCCTCGACCTCGAGGGCGCGTTCGCGATCGGGCTGGATCTCGAGCGCGAACTGGCGGCGTTCCCCCGTATCCTCGCGGTCCTCGACGGCGCAGGGGTCCCGCTCGAGGTCACCCTGCTCGACACGACCTTCGCGGCCAGCACCTTCGCGGAGGAGATCCTGTGGGAGTACTCCTATCCGGCAGATGTCGACCCCGAGAACTTCGAGCCCGAGATGCCCGAGCTCGACTTCAGCGATGACGGCGCCGAGATCCTGGCGGAGCTCGAAGGGAAGAGCTTCGCGTTCTCCTCCGGCGCCGGAGCATGGCGAACGTTCTACGAGATGGGCCCTGACGGCACCTTCACCGGCACCTACTCGGACTCCGACACGGGGGCAGGCGTCAGGTACACCGCACAGTTCGAAGGACGGTTCGAGGTCGAGGAGCAGATCGATGAGACCACCTACGCACTGAGACTGGCGGAGCTCACGTTGACCACGCCATCGAGCGGTCAGGTGGAGGAGGACGGCTACGACATCGTGTACGTGCCGGAGGTATACGGGTTCGACCAGTGCCGTGACTTCCGCCTGTTGCTCCCGGACACCCCCACGAGCAGCCTCAACGACGACCAGCGGATGTGGTCGTACACGGCCCGCGAAGGTCCCACGCTGACGATCTTCTCCCTCACCTGCTTCGAGGAGGACCGGCAGGAGGACATCATGCACGACGAGATGCTCTGATGGGCACCGCTCACCGCGGCGCAGGTCTGCCCGGGCCACCTCCGGTGGGCCCGCGCGATCACGACGACTCCCACCCCGCCGCCGCGCGCTCAGTAGTAGACCGCGAGCGGTCCCGTCGGCCCGTCGATGACCTGCACCGGGGTGTCGAAGACCCGTGTGAGCACCTCGCCGTTCATCATCTCGCCGACCGGCCCGGCCTCGACCACGCCGCCGTTCTTCATGGCGATGATGTGGTCCGCGTAGTGCGCCGCGAAGTTGATGTCGTGCAGCACCACCACGATGGTGCGGTCCAGCTGACGGGCGGCATCACGCAGCCGCCCCATCATCTGCACGCTGTGGCGCATGTCGAGGTTGTTCAGCGGCTCGTCCAGCAGCACGTACTCGGTGTCCTGGGCCAGCACCATCGCCACATAGGCGCGCTGGCGCTGGCCGCCCGAGAGCTGGTCGAGGTAGCGGTCCTCGAGCTCGTCGAGGTTCAGGAAGTCGATGGCCTCTGAGATCTTGTGCTCGTCCAGCGTGGTCAGGCGCCCTTTGGAGTAGGGGAAGCGCCCGAAGCCCACCAGCTGCCGCACGGTGAGGCGGGTGATGAAGTGGTTCTCCTGGCGCAGCACCGAGAGGATCTTCGCGAGATCCTTCGAGGCGGTCGAGGAGATGTCGTAGCCGGCCACCTCGATGGCGCCCTCGTCGATCCCCAGCAGGCGCCCCGCCATGGTCAGCAAGGTCGATTTCCCGGCCCCGTTGGGGCCCACCAGGGCGGTCACTCCCCCGGAGGGGATGTCGACGGTGACCGGGCCGATCGCGACCGTCTCCGAATACTGCTTCCGCACTGCGTCGATGGTGATCACAGACGCCCCCTCCGCATGATGACGATGAGGAACACGGTTCCTCCGACGAGTTCGATGATGATGGACACGACGCCCTGCGCGGCGAAGAGATGGTTCATGACGAAGTAGGCACCGGCCAGGACCACGAAGCCGGTCAGCACCCCGACCGGGAGCAGCAGGCGGTGGTCGTGGGTGCCGGCGAGCTGGAAGGTCAGCGTCGCGACCAGGAAGCCGAAGAAGGTCATCGGGCCGACGAGGGCGGTGGAGACCGCCATCAGGATCGAGACCAGCACGAGCATGTAGATGGTCTGGCGCCCATGGTCGACGCCGACGTTGATGCACACGTCGCGGCCCAGTGAGATGACGTTGAGGCGGTGGGCGTTCGACCAGATCAGCGTGCCCGCGATGAGGATCAGCGGGATCGCGTAGGGCAGGTATTCGGCGCTCGCGTTCTGCACCGATCCGAACAGGCGGGCGGTGAGGACGTCGAACTCGCTCGGCGTGAGCAGGCGCTGCATGAAGGTGGAGACCGCGCCCATGCCGCCGCCGATGATGATGCCCACCAGCAGCATCACCTGGATGTTCGCGTACCGGCCGCGCAGCAGCCAGCCGTACAGCAGCACCGAGAGCCCTACCATCACCGCGACCTGCAGCAGGAACTGGCCGGTGCCCTGCAGCGCGACCACCCCGGCCACGCCGAGCAGGTAGACGGCCCCGGTCTGGATCACGGTGTAGAGCGATTCGAAGCCCATGATCGAGGGCGTGATGATGCGGTTGTTGGTGACGGTCATGAAGGTGATCGTCGCGACCGCCTGGCAGAACGCGACCACCGCCATCACCACCAGCGAGGTGGCGCGCATCTCGGCGATCAGCCAGAAGCCGCGCGAGCCGGTGGGCATCGGGTTGTCGACCGCGAGCAGCCCGGCGGCGAACCCGAGGGCCAGCACGATCAGGACGGCGAGCATGATCCGGTAGCGCCGACGGGCGCGGGCGTCGGGGAAGGCGCCGGAGCTGCTGCGGGTGCGGCGAGGAGCTCCGATGACCTCGAGGTCCTCGACCAGGTCGGCGGGGGCGGTGCTGATGCTGGGGCTGATCGGCTCCTCGGCGACGGCCTCCAGCCGGCGCTCGGTGAGCTGGCCGGCGAGGGGATGCGCCTCAGCGGGGCGGCGCACCGCGGAGGAGGGGACGGGGGTGCGCTCAGCCATGTCGACGCTGCCTCAGCAGGAGCGCGATGAACACGACGGCCCCGACGATCCCGAGGATCAGGGAGACCGGCACCTCGAAGGGCATGATGACGGTGCGGCCGATGAGGTCGCAGACGGTGACGATCGCGATCCCCAGCAGGCACACCCAGGGCAGGTTCGAGCGCAGGTCGTCGCCGCGGATCATCGAGATCACGTTGGGGACGATCAGCCCCAGGAACGGCAGGTTGCCGACCACCACGGTGACCACGCCGGTGGCGATGGCGACCAGCCCAGTGCCCAGCAGCAGCACCCGCTGGTAGTTCACGCCGACATTGGTGGCGATGTCCTCGCCCAGGCCGATGACGGTGAGCCGGTCGGCGACCCAGAACACGGCGATCCCGACCAGCAGCACGATCCACAGCACCTCGTAGCTGCCGCGCAGCACCGAGGTGAAGGAGCCGGCGAACCAGACGCCGAGGTTCTGCAGGGCATCGAACTGGAGCGCCACGAAGGTGGAGACGGCGCCGACGACGGCGCCGAGCATGATGCCGATGATCGGCACGATGAGGGAGCTGCGCAGGGTGACCTTCCGCAGGAACAGGAAGAACACCAGGGTGCCGACGAAGGAGAAGACGATCGCGACCGTCATCCGGGTCAGCAGCCCGGCGTCCGGGATCATCACCATCACCAGGATCAGCCCCAGCCCCGCCCATTCGGTGGTGCCGGTGGTGGTCGGCTCCACGAAGCGGTTCTGGGTCATCAGCTGCATGATCAGCCCGCACATCGCCATCGCGGCGCCGGAGAGGACCAGGGCCACGGTGCGCGGGATGCGGGTGATCGCGAACATCTCGGCCCCGTCATCGGCGCCGAAGATGTCATAGACCCCGGTGAACAGGGACGCGACCAGCAGCAGTGCGACCACCACGATGCCGATCACGAGTTTGCCGTCGATCAGGTGCTCGCGCCCGCGGCGCCGCAGCGGCGGCGCCCCGGTGGTGAGGGAAGGACTGGGCATCAGATCTCCTGGGGGAAGCGGGCACCCGGCGCGGGCGCGGGCCCGGCGGGAGCTGCGGCGACGCGCGGCACGGCGGGCCGGACCGGAGAGGTCCCGCCCGCCGTGCGGAGGTCAGCGACGGCCTGCGTGGCTCAGGCCTTGGCCTCGAGGGCGTCGGCGAAGGCGGTGAAGAACTCGGTATAGGTCTGGATCGACTCGTTGGTGTACGTGTCCGCCGGCATGTACACGATGTTGTCCTCCGCGACCGCCGTGACCCCGGAGAGCGCCTCGGAGGCGTCCAGGACCTCGTTGGCGGGGGTGTACTCCGGGTCGTCGGCGGAGATCGCCGCGTCGCGGTCCATGACCAGGATCCAGTCGGGGTTCGCATCGGCGATGGCCTCGACGGAGATGTCGTCGCCCTGGTGGTCGTCGCTGGCCCCTTCGATCTCGAGCGCGGGGGCCAGCCCGAGCGCCTCGAAGGTCCAGCCCAGGGTGCGGCCCATGCCAGGCGCGATGTAGCCGATGTCCCCGCCGGAAGTGGTAACGGCCATGACGGTGGAGGCGCCGTCATAGGCGGAGCGCACGCGCTCCATGGCGGCGTCGAGGTCGGTGCCGAGCTGCTCGGCCTCGGTCTCCTTGCCGAAGACCTGGCCCAGCACGCCCACCTGGCGCTTGAGCTCGTCGGCGAAGGGCTCATCCTCGCGCGGGTCCAGCTCGAGGATGGTGGCCTCGGGGGCGAGCTTCACGAAGTCGTCGTGGTACTGGGCGAACCGCTGGCCGTTGACGATCAGGGTGGGCTCGGCGGCGACCACGGCCTCGAGGTCGGGCTCGCGGTGGAGGCCCAGGTCGATGATCGACTCGTCATCCTTGAGCGGGTTGGTCGTCGGCATCAGCGCACGCGCGGCGGCGGTGAGGGTGACGCCCCAGTCGGAGAGCGTCTCGAAGGTGCGGTTGTCGGTCGCGACCACGGAGGCCGGCGGGATCTCGACGGTCTGGGTGCCGTTGTTGTCCTCGACCTCGACGGTGCCCTCGGCCGCGACCTCGTCGGCCGCGCCGGCGCCGGTCTCGTCGGCGGAGGTGCCGCAGGCGGTCAGGACGAGCCCGAGGGCGCCGGCGGTGGACAGGGCGCCGAAGTGGCGGCGGGTGAAGGAAGTCATGGAATGGCTTTCTCGGGAAGGCTCCGGGCGCCGCTGTGCGGGCTGCCCTGCAGGGTCTTTACTGAGGCTAGCCTTCCCTGATCGGTTTTCGCCAGTCCGAACTTGCTTTAATAGCCTGATTCCACCCTTCGGACGCTGTGGACCTGGTCACAGACGTCGGGCGCCGAGAGAACTGCGGGGACTGTCGATCTGGGCCCGGTTCGTACGTCATAGAGGAGCACAGCCGTCTGCTGGCCACTCTCGTGCGCCGCTGGAACAGCTGGTCGAGGAGCCGGTGCTGCGGCGTCACCACCCCTTCCACGTCGCCCTGGCGCTGTTCCATGAGGAGCTGGGGCAGACCGAGGCGGCCACGACCGCCTGGCACCGGGCGCTCGACCTGGTCGGCAGCGCGGCCGAGCGGCGGTTCAGCGCCCTCCGCGCAGCCGGTCCATCTCCTTGCGGACCCGATCCTCGCTCTCGCCGGGGCCGAACAGCGACCAGGCCTGCCAGAACAGACCGATCCCCCAGAAGACCAGCACGAACAGCGGCCAGGGGAAGCCGAAGCCATTGCTCCCCCAGGTCCAGAACAGGATCCCGTTGATGAGCAGATAGACGGCCAGCTGGACCACGAAACCACGCCGTGCCTGCAGGTTCCCCATGGCGCGGCGGCGCAGCTCGGCCTCGGGGTCGGGGCTGCTCCCCTGAGACATCTCTGTGTTCTCGAACGATGACTGCATCGCGGATCCTCCGGTGGCTGCGGCCCCGCTGGCTGCGGTTCCTGGTGCACTCACGACACTAGAAGCCCCCTGGTGAGCGCACCCGTGACGACTGTCATCGTTCCCTCGGACCCACGTCATGCTCTCCTCTCAGGCGCGGGCGAGGATCTCTCCGTGCAGCAGGCAGAACCAGCCGTCGGGATCCTCGGCCCAGGCCAGGAAGTCCTCCGCCAGCATCGCGCGCTCCTCCGCCTCTGCCCAGCCCTCCCGCTCGAGCTGTGCCGCGAAAGGGCCTGCGGTGAGCCGGCCGGCGCAGGTCTCGGCCCAGGCGCGGCGGGACTCGGAGGTCGCATAGAGCCAGGTGGAGGCTCCGGGGGTGACGTCCTCGAAGCCGGCTGCGTGCGCCCAGGCCAGCAGGCGTCGGCCGGCGTCGGGGGTGCCGCCGTTGGCGCGGGCGGCGCGCAGGTACAGCTCACGCCAGCGGTCGATTCCCGGGGCCTCGGGGAACCAGCGGAAGCCTTCGTAATCGCTATCGCGGGCGGCGACGATCCCGCCGGGGCGGGTGACGCGGCGGAGCTCGGCGAGCGCGGTCACGGGCTCGGGCAGGTGCTGGAGGACCTGATGGGCGTGGACCACGTCGAAGGACTCTGCGGGGAAGGGCAGCTCCTGGGCGTCGCCCACCACGACCTGGGCATCCCGGATCCCCTGGTGCTCCAGCTCGGAGCGGGTGAGTGCGGCGGCCTGCTCGCTCACCTCCAGCGCGGTGAGATTCTCCGGGCCGACGCTCCGGGCGAGGCCGGCCGTGATGGTGCCGGCGCCGCTGCCCACGTCCAGCAGACGCTGCCCCGTGCGCAGGTGGGGCAGCAGGTGCGCCGCAGAGTTCGCGGCGGTGCGGGTGCGGTGGCTGTCCAGCACGGCGGCGCCGTAGCCGTGGGTGTACGCAGGAGCGGAGGGGGCCGTGGGGGCAGAGTGCGCTGTGTTCTCCGGCATGGCACGACGCTATGCGTGGCCGCGCCCGTCGGACCAGGAGCGACCGCAGCGTGGTCGCCCTCGGCCTCAGCGCGGCGGCGTGACTCCGGTGGCGTCCCTCGCCGCGCCGATCGCCCGGTCCCGCAGCGCCGCCCGCCGGTCCCAGAGCGCCGCGGCGCTCACCACCGCAATGCCCACCACCGCGCCGATCGCGGTCTCCAGCACCCGGGCCTCGAGCA
Encoded proteins:
- a CDS encoding ABC transporter ATP-binding protein, translating into MITIDAVRKQYSETVAIGPVTVDIPSGGVTALVGPNGAGKSTLLTMAGRLLGIDEGAIEVAGYDISSTASKDLAKILSVLRQENHFITRLTVRQLVGFGRFPYSKGRLTTLDEHKISEAIDFLNLDELEDRYLDQLSGGQRQRAYVAMVLAQDTEYVLLDEPLNNLDMRHSVQMMGRLRDAARQLDRTIVVVLHDINFAAHYADHIIAMKNGGVVEAGPVGEMMNGEVLTRVFDTPVQVIDGPTGPLAVYY
- a CDS encoding 2TM domain-containing protein; the encoded protein is MQSSFENTEMSQGSSPDPEAELRRRAMGNLQARRGFVVQLAVYLLINGILFWTWGSNGFGFPWPLFVLVFWGIGLFWQAWSLFGPGESEDRVRKEMDRLRGGR
- a CDS encoding methyltransferase domain-containing protein, encoding MPENTAHSAPTAPSAPAYTHGYGAAVLDSHRTRTAANSAAHLLPHLRTGQRLLDVGSGAGTITAGLARSVGPENLTALEVSEQAAALTRSELEHQGIRDAQVVVGDAQELPFPAESFDVVHAHQVLQHLPEPVTALAELRRVTRPGGIVAARDSDYEGFRWFPEAPGIDRWRELYLRAARANGGTPDAGRRLLAWAHAAGFEDVTPGASTWLYATSESRRAWAETCAGRLTAGPFAAQLEREGWAEAEERAMLAEDFLAWAEDPDGWFCLLHGEILARA
- a CDS encoding iron chelate uptake ABC transporter family permease subunit; this translates as MAERTPVPSSAVRRPAEAHPLAGQLTERRLEAVAEEPISPSISTAPADLVEDLEVIGAPRRTRSSSGAFPDARARRRYRIMLAVLIVLALGFAAGLLAVDNPMPTGSRGFWLIAEMRATSLVVMAVVAFCQAVATITFMTVTNNRIITPSIMGFESLYTVIQTGAVYLLGVAGVVALQGTGQFLLQVAVMVGLSVLLYGWLLRGRYANIQVMLLVGIIIGGGMGAVSTFMQRLLTPSEFDVLTARLFGSVQNASAEYLPYAIPLILIAGTLIWSNAHRLNVISLGRDVCINVGVDHGRQTIYMLVLVSILMAVSTALVGPMTFFGFLVATLTFQLAGTHDHRLLLPVGVLTGFVVLAGAYFVMNHLFAAQGVVSIIIELVGGTVFLIVIMRRGRL
- a CDS encoding siderophore ABC transporter substrate-binding protein, which translates into the protein MTSFTRRHFGALSTAGALGLVLTACGTSADETGAGAADEVAAEGTVEVEDNNGTQTVEIPPASVVATDNRTFETLSDWGVTLTAAARALMPTTNPLKDDESIIDLGLHREPDLEAVVAAEPTLIVNGQRFAQYHDDFVKLAPEATILELDPREDEPFADELKRQVGVLGQVFGKETEAEQLGTDLDAAMERVRSAYDGASTVMAVTTSGGDIGYIAPGMGRTLGWTFEALGLAPALEIEGASDDHQGDDISVEAIADANPDWILVMDRDAAISADDPEYTPANEVLDASEALSGVTAVAEDNIVYMPADTYTNESIQTYTEFFTAFADALEAKA
- a CDS encoding ABC transporter permease, producing the protein MPSPSLTTGAPPLRRRGREHLIDGKLVIGIVVVALLLVASLFTGVYDIFGADDGAEMFAITRIPRTVALVLSGAAMAMCGLIMQLMTQNRFVEPTTTGTTEWAGLGLILVMVMIPDAGLLTRMTVAIVFSFVGTLVFFLFLRKVTLRSSLIVPIIGIMLGAVVGAVSTFVALQFDALQNLGVWFAGSFTSVLRGSYEVLWIVLLVGIAVFWVADRLTVIGLGEDIATNVGVNYQRVLLLGTGLVAIATGVVTVVVGNLPFLGLIVPNVISMIRGDDLRSNLPWVCLLGIAIVTVCDLIGRTVIMPFEVPVSLILGIVGAVVFIALLLRQRRHG